A genomic window from Candidatus Denitrolinea symbiosum includes:
- a CDS encoding signal peptidase I, translated as MDIQPTNEPTTADAPIPEASTEAAPITETSAVPVEAAKSQTSWRQFFLDLLETILLAAALYLGINAISARVRVDGFSMEPTLQNGEYVLVSRLAYRLGEPQRGDIIVLKYPGEPKQDLIKRIIGLPGDKVEVRDLHVVVNDQQLVEPYIAAAPTYSGTWEVPPGYLFVLGDNRNDSSDSRSWGMLPLENVIGKALVIYWPPPQWKLIYHFDIAVTAPQ; from the coding sequence ATGGATATTCAACCGACCAACGAACCGACGACCGCCGACGCGCCGATACCCGAGGCGTCTACGGAGGCCGCGCCGATCACGGAAACGTCCGCCGTCCCCGTCGAGGCGGCCAAGTCGCAGACGAGCTGGCGGCAATTCTTCCTTGACCTGCTCGAAACGATCCTCCTGGCGGCGGCGCTTTACCTGGGGATCAACGCCATTTCAGCGCGCGTGCGCGTGGACGGGTTCAGCATGGAGCCAACGTTGCAGAACGGCGAGTATGTGCTGGTGAGCCGGCTGGCTTACCGCCTGGGCGAACCGCAGCGCGGCGACATCATCGTGTTGAAATATCCGGGCGAGCCAAAGCAGGACCTGATCAAACGCATCATCGGCTTGCCGGGCGACAAGGTGGAGGTGCGGGATTTGCATGTGGTCGTGAACGATCAGCAGTTAGTGGAGCCATACATTGCCGCCGCGCCGACCTATTCGGGGACGTGGGAGGTGCCGCCGGGGTATCTCTTCGTGCTGGGCGATAACCGCAACGACTCATCCGACTCGCGTTCGTGGGGGATGCTGCCGCTTGAAAACGTGATCGGAAAGGCGCTGGTCATTTACTGGCCGCCGCCCCAATGGAAGTTGATCTATCACTTCGACATCGCGGTGACCGCGCCGCAGTAG
- a CDS encoding phosphatase, translating to MTTLDLPISNSYWVIPNRFLAGEYPGAFGEERVRKRLDALLEAGLDTFIDLTRENELPDYAPLLRERAAYYQKEARVHRLPIRDFGLPTRAGMIATLNAIDEALARGRNVYLHCWAGIGRTGSTVGCYLVRHGMTGEQALAQLAQWWETDPRRAHHPRTPETDEQVEFIRGWNEPA from the coding sequence ATGACAACCCTCGACCTTCCCATCTCCAACTCCTATTGGGTCATCCCCAACCGCTTCCTGGCGGGCGAATACCCCGGCGCGTTCGGCGAGGAACGCGTCCGCAAACGCCTCGACGCCCTCCTCGAAGCCGGGCTGGACACCTTCATTGACCTCACCCGCGAAAACGAACTGCCCGATTACGCCCCCCTCCTGCGCGAACGCGCGGCCTACTACCAAAAAGAGGCGCGCGTCCACCGCCTCCCCATCCGCGACTTCGGCCTGCCCACCCGCGCCGGGATGATCGCCACCCTCAACGCCATTGACGAGGCCCTCGCCCGCGGGCGCAACGTCTACCTCCACTGCTGGGCGGGCATCGGGCGCACCGGCTCCACCGTCGGCTGTTACCTCGTCCGCCACGGCATGACGGGCGAGCAGGCGCTGGCGCAACTGGCTCAATGGTGGGAGACCGACCCACGCCGCGCCCATCATCCCCGCACCCCCGAAACGGACGAACAGGTCGAATTTATTCGCGGTTGGAATGAACCGGCATGA